In a genomic window of Sporosarcina trichiuri:
- a CDS encoding ABC-F family ATP-binding cassette domain-containing protein, with product MIILQVNGVTKSFSGTDIMKNVKLEVQHRDRVALVGRNGAGKSTLLKIIAGEIAADSGDVIIPKGVRVGYLEQHSGLETELSIWDEMMTVFEPLHVMERRLRELEMQMSDPAVYGDPAANERVMAEYDSLQIEFKDQGGYQYESDARSVLHGMRFFPDDYGKPVHLLSGGQKTRLALAKMLLSKPDLLILDEPTNHLDIETLSWLETYLKSYEGALLIVSHDRYFLDQVVTIVYEVSHRKVARFTGNYSAYLDEKAKNYEKDRKQYEKESSEKAKLEEFIQKNIARASTSKMAKSRRKQLERTEWMEAPDSDEKSASFSFTIDRPSGNDVLAVKDASIGYNGVPVSSGIDMRVYKQDRIAILGPNGVGKSTLLKTIVRLQDLLGGSIEYGTNVQFGYYDQNQATLVGSGTVLQEIWDDWPLMNEKDIRTLLGRFLFSGDDVSKPVQSLSGGEKARLSLAKLMLEKSNTLVLDEPTNHLDLDSKEVLENALDDFPGTILFVSHDRYFINRIATKVFDLSAVGAVEYLGDYDYFIEKKTEQEELLAESLASLQPEKTLETKPQEIDKERQKQERRLKRASEQAEAKMAELDGQIAELQKELENPAYADDHVKLMDIQASIDNLQTEHDEQAETWLELQEQLETV from the coding sequence ATGATAATCTTGCAAGTGAACGGTGTAACGAAATCGTTTTCAGGCACTGATATAATGAAGAACGTTAAATTGGAAGTCCAGCACCGGGACCGCGTTGCCCTCGTCGGTCGGAACGGTGCCGGCAAGTCGACGCTGCTCAAGATCATCGCAGGCGAGATAGCTGCGGATTCCGGGGATGTCATCATCCCGAAAGGCGTGCGGGTCGGCTACCTGGAACAGCACAGCGGTCTCGAGACGGAGCTGTCCATCTGGGATGAAATGATGACCGTCTTCGAGCCGCTGCATGTGATGGAGCGCCGTTTGAGGGAGTTGGAGATGCAGATGTCCGATCCCGCTGTCTACGGAGACCCGGCTGCAAACGAACGGGTCATGGCCGAATATGACTCCCTGCAGATCGAGTTCAAAGACCAGGGCGGCTACCAGTACGAATCCGATGCACGGTCCGTTCTGCATGGCATGCGGTTCTTCCCGGACGACTACGGCAAACCGGTCCATCTCCTGTCAGGCGGCCAGAAAACCCGCCTGGCCCTCGCAAAGATGCTGCTGAGCAAGCCCGATCTGCTCATCTTGGACGAACCGACGAACCACCTGGATATCGAGACGCTCAGCTGGCTCGAGACATACTTGAAGTCCTATGAGGGGGCTTTGCTCATCGTCTCGCATGACAGGTACTTCCTCGATCAGGTCGTCACGATCGTCTACGAAGTATCCCACCGCAAAGTGGCGCGCTTCACGGGCAACTATAGCGCTTATCTGGATGAAAAAGCGAAAAACTATGAGAAGGACCGCAAGCAGTACGAAAAGGAATCCAGCGAGAAAGCGAAACTGGAGGAGTTCATCCAGAAAAACATAGCGCGCGCTTCGACGAGCAAGATGGCGAAGAGCCGCAGGAAACAGCTGGAGCGGACGGAATGGATGGAGGCGCCGGACAGCGATGAGAAGTCAGCCAGCTTTTCGTTCACCATCGACAGACCGAGCGGAAATGATGTCTTGGCTGTGAAAGATGCATCCATCGGCTATAATGGCGTGCCGGTATCTTCTGGGATCGATATGCGTGTTTACAAGCAGGACCGGATTGCCATTCTCGGCCCGAATGGTGTCGGCAAATCGACACTGCTCAAAACGATTGTACGGCTGCAGGACCTGCTTGGCGGCTCGATCGAGTATGGAACGAATGTGCAGTTCGGGTATTACGATCAGAACCAGGCGACACTCGTTGGCTCAGGAACTGTGCTGCAGGAAATCTGGGACGACTGGCCGCTCATGAACGAGAAGGACATCCGGACATTGCTCGGGCGTTTCCTCTTTTCCGGGGATGACGTCAGCAAGCCGGTCCAGTCCCTGTCCGGCGGTGAAAAGGCCCGGCTATCCCTCGCAAAACTTATGCTGGAGAAATCGAACACACTTGTCCTCGATGAGCCAACGAACCACTTGGATCTCGACAGCAAGGAGGTCCTGGAGAATGCGCTTGATGATTTCCCCGGAACAATCCTGTTCGTCTCCCATGACCGGTACTTCATCAACCGGATTGCGACAAAGGTGTTCGACTTGAGTGCAGTGGGTGCTGTGGAGTATCTCGGTGATTACGACTATTTCATTGAAAAGAAAACCGAACAAGAAGAACTGCTGGCCGAGTCGCTCGCATCCCTCCAGCCCGAGAAGACACTGGAAACCAAGCCTCAGGAAATCGACAAAGAGCGACAGAAGCAAGAGCGGCGGCTGAAAAGGGCCAGTGAACAGGCAGAAGCCAAAATGGCGGAACTCGATGGCCAGATCGCTGAGCTGCAGAAAGAACTCGAAAATCCTGCATATGCAGACGATCACGTCAAACTGATGGATATCCAGGCATCCATTGACAACCTGCAGACGGAGCATGATGAACAGGCGGAGACGTGGCTGGAGCTGCAGGAACAGCTGGAAACCGTATAA
- a CDS encoding redox-sensing transcriptional repressor Rex, with the protein MTEETNKIPQATSKRLPLYYRFLQNFANSGKKRVSSSELSEAMKIDAATIRRDFSHFGALGRKGYGYDVDYLVSFFRKTLDQDEETDVALIGVGSLGHAFLKYNFHKNHNTRIAVAFDPKAPPEGKMMADIPVFHPDLIEEKLAELGIDLVILTVPSRAAQELTDRLARAGVKGILNFTTIRLTVPESIRVHTIDLSVELQSLIYFIKNDVKDSQL; encoded by the coding sequence ATGACTGAAGAAACGAACAAAATTCCACAGGCAACGTCCAAACGCTTGCCTCTGTACTATAGGTTTCTTCAAAATTTCGCGAATAGCGGGAAGAAGCGTGTTTCTTCAAGCGAACTGAGCGAAGCAATGAAGATCGACGCGGCGACGATACGCCGTGATTTTTCGCATTTCGGTGCGCTCGGCCGGAAAGGCTATGGCTATGACGTCGACTACCTTGTCAGTTTTTTCAGGAAGACGCTCGATCAGGACGAAGAGACGGACGTAGCGCTTATCGGGGTGGGGAGTCTCGGTCATGCATTCCTGAAATATAATTTCCATAAGAACCATAATACACGGATTGCGGTGGCATTCGATCCAAAGGCGCCGCCGGAGGGGAAAATGATGGCGGATATCCCGGTGTTCCATCCTGACCTTATCGAGGAAAAATTGGCGGAACTGGGGATCGATCTCGTCATTCTGACTGTGCCTTCACGTGCGGCACAAGAACTGACAGACCGGCTCGCGCGGGCGGGAGTGAAAGGGATCCTCAATTTCACAACAATCCGTCTGACCGTGCCTGAATCGATCCGTGTCCATACGATTGATCTGTCGGTGGAACTGCAATCCCTTATTTACTTCATAAAAAATGACGTAAAAGATTCACAATTATAA
- a CDS encoding PP2C family serine/threonine-protein phosphatase gives MEAFRNDHIEAYIFQQAKGGNRDSGDVYFLHSEEDYFVCAIADGLGSGVLARQSAEVMPQILEEHHEETIEELLSRINEHMVQKRGAAVAIIKVDYAKKTIQHSCVGNVRLYIRQQDGKMLYPLPVMGYLSGRPQKMKTQEYSYEHGDIFFMHSDGVELRSPKALLSRSDDPLALSEMVRETVKPGDDATFITGTLLL, from the coding sequence ATGGAAGCGTTCAGAAACGATCATATCGAGGCCTATATATTCCAACAAGCCAAAGGTGGAAATCGTGACTCGGGCGACGTCTACTTCCTGCACTCTGAAGAGGACTACTTCGTGTGTGCGATTGCAGACGGACTGGGCAGCGGCGTACTGGCCCGGCAGTCGGCTGAAGTGATGCCGCAGATTCTGGAAGAACATCATGAAGAGACGATCGAAGAACTGCTCAGCCGCATCAACGAACACATGGTGCAGAAAAGAGGCGCAGCCGTCGCAATCATCAAAGTGGATTATGCTAAAAAAACCATCCAGCACAGCTGTGTCGGCAATGTGCGTCTGTACATCCGCCAGCAGGATGGCAAGATGCTGTACCCGCTGCCAGTCATGGGATATCTGTCAGGACGTCCCCAAAAAATGAAAACACAAGAGTATTCATATGAGCATGGAGATATCTTCTTCATGCATTCCGATGGCGTTGAATTGCGAAGTCCGAAAGCATTGCTGAGCCGCAGCGACGATCCGCTTGCGCTTTCTGAAATGGTGCGGGAAACCGTTAAACCGGGCGACGATGCGACATTCATCACAGGAACCCTGCTTCTGTAA
- the rsbW gene encoding anti-sigma B factor RsbW, translating to MAPFDYIEIKVPAKAEYVGVARLTISGLASRLGFTYDDIEDLKIASSEAITNAVRHAYVEDEEGEIVVGCALYEDKLEIMVADHGQSFDFEETKKQVGPYTETESDVQLLREGGLGLYLMETLMDEVKVHHEKGVTVFMTKYLGRERGELDVKQTAYS from the coding sequence CGAGTATGTGGGCGTAGCACGACTGACAATTTCAGGATTGGCAAGCCGATTGGGGTTTACATATGACGATATCGAGGATCTGAAGATTGCCTCCAGTGAAGCGATCACGAACGCTGTCCGGCATGCGTATGTTGAGGACGAAGAAGGTGAAATTGTAGTCGGCTGTGCATTATATGAGGACAAGCTGGAGATCATGGTGGCTGATCATGGACAGAGTTTCGACTTCGAAGAAACGAAAAAACAGGTAGGACCTTATACGGAAACCGAGTCCGATGTCCAACTGCTGCGCGAAGGAGGACTTGGGCTCTATCTGATGGAAACGCTGATGGATGAGGTGAAAGTCCATCATGAAAAAGGAGTCACTGTTTTCATGACCAAATATCTTGGCAGAGAGCGGGGCGAATTGGATGTCAAACAAACAGCCTACTCGTGA
- the tsaE gene encoding tRNA (adenosine(37)-N6)-threonylcarbamoyltransferase complex ATPase subunit type 1 TsaE — MKKEFHTASVAETQALAEQLAAHLVPPDVLTLEGDLGAGKTTFTQALVRALGVSRTVSSPTFTIIKQYDGTYPVNHLDVYRLEDSEEDLGWEELFYGDAISIVEWAGFIAEELPDERLNIRIRRTGNTSRLIELEPAGMHFTKICEAISK, encoded by the coding sequence ATGAAGAAAGAATTTCACACAGCCTCTGTGGCGGAAACACAGGCACTGGCCGAACAGTTGGCTGCCCATCTGGTCCCGCCGGATGTCCTGACATTGGAAGGAGACCTCGGGGCGGGGAAAACGACATTTACACAGGCGCTGGTCCGGGCGCTCGGTGTGTCTCGGACAGTCAGCAGCCCGACGTTCACAATCATCAAACAATATGACGGCACCTATCCGGTGAACCATCTGGACGTGTACCGTCTGGAAGACAGCGAGGAAGATCTCGGATGGGAGGAACTCTTTTATGGAGACGCCATTTCAATTGTGGAATGGGCCGGCTTCATTGCAGAAGAACTGCCGGACGAGCGTTTGAACATCCGTATCCGCCGTACTGGGAATACCTCCAGGCTGATTGAACTGGAACCGGCGGGCATGCACTTTACAAAGATTTGTGAGGCGATCAGCAAATGA
- the tsaD gene encoding tRNA (adenosine(37)-N6)-threonylcarbamoyltransferase complex transferase subunit TsaD, producing MKPDIYVLGIETSCDETAASVVKNGSDILSNVVASQIESQKRFGGVVPEIASRHHVEEITLVIEQALEEARLAPGDLDAVAVTEGPGLVGALLIGISAAKAFAFANDLPLIGVHHIAGHIYANQLVQPMEFPLLAVIVSGGHTEMVLMREHGSFELIGETRDDAAGEAYDKVARVLGLPYPGGPQIDRLAGESETAVEFPRAWLETDSYDFSFSGLKSSVINYKHNMEQRGEEIDEAAVAAGFQQSVIDVLTVKAVRAAKEYGVRQVIAAGGVAANKGLRKSFETAFANEQIVFSVPPIQLCTDNAAMISAAGTEMYKSGKRSGLAMNGRPGMLLTSWID from the coding sequence ATGAAACCAGATATCTATGTTCTTGGTATTGAAACGAGCTGTGATGAAACAGCCGCTTCCGTCGTGAAGAACGGATCTGACATCCTATCGAATGTCGTTGCCTCACAGATCGAAAGTCAGAAACGGTTTGGCGGTGTTGTGCCTGAAATCGCATCACGCCATCACGTGGAAGAAATCACGCTGGTCATTGAACAGGCACTGGAAGAGGCGCGATTGGCGCCTGGCGATCTCGATGCTGTGGCTGTTACGGAAGGACCCGGTCTCGTCGGTGCACTGCTGATTGGTATCAGTGCGGCGAAGGCATTTGCGTTCGCGAATGACCTGCCGCTGATCGGCGTCCATCACATTGCCGGTCATATCTATGCGAACCAGCTCGTCCAGCCGATGGAATTCCCGCTATTGGCCGTGATCGTCTCAGGAGGGCATACCGAGATGGTGCTCATGCGTGAGCATGGTTCCTTTGAACTGATCGGGGAAACACGGGACGACGCTGCCGGGGAAGCCTACGATAAGGTGGCACGGGTCCTCGGCCTTCCGTATCCGGGAGGTCCTCAAATCGACAGACTTGCGGGTGAAAGCGAGACGGCCGTGGAATTTCCGCGGGCCTGGCTGGAGACGGATTCCTACGATTTCAGTTTTAGCGGCTTGAAATCATCGGTTATCAATTACAAGCATAATATGGAACAGCGCGGCGAAGAAATCGACGAGGCTGCAGTCGCTGCCGGTTTCCAGCAAAGCGTTATCGACGTCCTGACCGTGAAAGCAGTGCGGGCGGCAAAGGAATATGGCGTGCGGCAAGTGATTGCAGCAGGCGGCGTGGCGGCAAACAAAGGACTGCGGAAATCTTTCGAGACAGCATTTGCAAATGAGCAGATCGTCTTCTCGGTACCGCCTATCCAGTTATGCACAGACAATGCAGCAATGATTTCGGCAGCGGGGACAGAAATGTACAAAAGCGGTAAGCGGAGTGGGCTGGCCATGAATGGCCGGCCGGGAATGCTTCTTACATCATGGATAGATTGA
- a CDS encoding twin-arginine translocase TatA/TatE family subunit: protein MSPGIGSLLIIAVIALLIFGPKKLPEIGKAFGSSLREFKNATKGLVEDDDKADVKKVEDKKEVH, encoded by the coding sequence ATGTCACCAGGTATCGGAAGTTTGCTAATTATTGCGGTCATTGCCCTTCTTATTTTCGGTCCGAAAAAGCTGCCTGAAATCGGCAAAGCCTTCGGTTCTTCACTGCGCGAGTTCAAGAATGCAACAAAAGGCCTCGTGGAAGATGACGACAAAGCGGACGTCAAAAAAGTTGAAGACAAAAAAGAAGTGCACTAA
- the tsaB gene encoding tRNA (adenosine(37)-N6)-threonylcarbamoyltransferase complex dimerization subunit type 1 TsaB: MIWLGIDTSNAPLSVALVEDGRILVEQTSSLKKTHSIQAMPAVEQILAAANLRPADLAAIAVSEGPGSYTGVRIGVTLAKTLSWTLGIPLVGVSSLEVIAANAVPFEGVVCPLFDARRKNVYCGLYKWKNERLHRIWEDRHGSLDELLSDLSFIHQPVLFIGTDVALYRTAIRESLGDQAVFAPFPQQLPRASQLIQLAEQRLPVTDVHDFVPTYRRIAEAEANWLRQQEAQND, from the coding sequence ATGATTTGGTTAGGAATCGACACATCCAATGCTCCTTTGAGCGTGGCCTTGGTGGAAGACGGACGTATCCTCGTGGAACAGACATCTTCCTTGAAAAAAACGCACTCCATCCAGGCGATGCCTGCCGTCGAACAGATCCTGGCTGCTGCAAATTTGCGGCCAGCTGATTTGGCTGCCATTGCGGTATCGGAAGGCCCTGGCTCCTACACGGGAGTACGGATCGGCGTGACACTGGCCAAAACGCTGTCGTGGACACTTGGAATTCCACTGGTCGGTGTGTCCAGCCTGGAGGTCATCGCAGCCAACGCTGTTCCGTTTGAGGGGGTTGTCTGCCCGTTGTTTGATGCCCGTCGAAAGAATGTGTACTGTGGGTTGTACAAATGGAAAAACGAACGGCTGCATCGGATTTGGGAGGATCGCCACGGCTCGCTGGACGAACTGTTGTCCGATCTTTCCTTCATCCATCAGCCCGTTCTGTTCATCGGTACCGATGTGGCGTTATATAGGACGGCCATCCGTGAATCACTTGGTGATCAGGCTGTGTTTGCACCGTTCCCACAGCAGCTTCCCCGCGCCTCGCAGCTGATCCAGCTGGCTGAACAGCGCCTGCCGGTGACCGATGTCCATGATTTCGTACCGACATACCGCCGTATCGCGGAAGCGGAAGCGAACTGGCTGCGGCAGCAGGAGGCACAGAATGATTGA
- the rimI gene encoding ribosomal protein S18-alanine N-acetyltransferase: MIEHVLYRQMVTQDIESVVATEAEVFTTPWSAEVFEHELAGNDYATYIVAEADRKVIGHVGMWVVLDECHITNVAVRKRFQGHGIGEALMRQAMDLCRNHGVKAMSLEVRVSNEAAKHLYTKLGFQPGGIRKNYYSDDHEDALVMWVEL, from the coding sequence ATGATTGAGCATGTCCTTTACCGACAGATGGTCACTCAAGATATCGAGTCGGTGGTGGCGACGGAAGCGGAGGTATTTACGACTCCCTGGTCTGCGGAAGTATTCGAACATGAGCTGGCGGGCAATGACTATGCGACCTATATTGTCGCGGAGGCAGATCGCAAAGTGATCGGGCATGTCGGCATGTGGGTGGTCCTGGACGAATGCCACATTACCAATGTAGCTGTCCGCAAGAGATTCCAAGGCCACGGCATCGGGGAGGCACTTATGCGCCAGGCGATGGATCTGTGCCGCAATCACGGCGTGAAGGCCATGTCACTCGAGGTCCGGGTCAGCAATGAAGCTGCAAAGCACCTCTACACGAAGCTCGGGTTCCAACCGGGCGGTATTCGGAAAAACTATTATTCAGACGACCATGAAGATGCGCTCGTCATGTGGGTGGAATTATGA
- the sigB gene encoding RNA polymerase sigma factor SigB, with protein MSNKQPTRDPLVQEQVLEWIRRYQETEDEEAQTQLVLHYERLVQSIARKYSKGKSYHEDIAQVGMLGLLGAIRRYDPDFGRSFEAFAVPTIIGEIKRFLRDKTWAVHVPRRIKELGPRIKATVETLTTELQRSPLVSEIADYLEVDEESVLEAMEMGRSYQALSMDHTLEADSEGGTVTLFDIIGSTDEGYEKTDQRLLVANALDVLSDRERQIIQYTYIEQLSQKETGELLGISQMHVSRLQRKAIKKLQEAILAAGGAS; from the coding sequence ATGTCAAACAAACAGCCTACTCGTGATCCGCTTGTGCAGGAGCAAGTGCTTGAGTGGATACGCCGTTACCAGGAAACGGAAGACGAAGAAGCGCAGACACAGCTGGTTCTGCACTACGAACGGCTTGTCCAGTCGATTGCACGCAAATATTCCAAAGGGAAATCGTATCACGAAGACATCGCGCAAGTGGGGATGCTTGGACTGCTGGGTGCCATCCGCAGATATGACCCTGACTTTGGACGCAGTTTCGAAGCGTTTGCTGTCCCTACCATCATCGGGGAAATTAAACGATTCCTCCGGGACAAGACGTGGGCGGTTCACGTGCCGCGCCGCATCAAAGAACTCGGCCCGCGCATAAAGGCTACTGTCGAAACGCTGACAACTGAACTGCAGCGCTCTCCATTGGTGAGCGAAATTGCCGATTACCTCGAAGTGGATGAAGAATCCGTACTGGAAGCGATGGAAATGGGACGCAGCTACCAGGCACTTTCCATGGATCACACGCTGGAGGCTGATTCCGAGGGTGGCACCGTTACGCTGTTTGATATTATCGGCTCGACTGATGAGGGCTATGAGAAAACGGACCAGCGGCTCCTTGTCGCAAATGCCCTGGATGTATTATCGGATAGGGAAAGACAGATTATCCAATATACATATATTGAACAGCTGAGCCAAAAAGAGACTGGGGAACTGCTTGGGATATCACAGATGCACGTATCGAGACTTCAGCGAAAAGCGATTAAAAAGCTTCAGGAAGCGATACTTGCGGCTGGCGGAGCTTCGTAA
- a CDS encoding SprT family protein: MPESELQSLAEQLSLRYFHKPFVHEAVYNPRLRTTGGRYMLGDHSIQVNPEVERVHGREEMIGVLKHELCHYHLHIEGRGYKHGDRDFRELLQRTGSPRYCKPLAARQARRVREYTCSVCRMKYERKKRVDTARYRCGKCHGKLEETT; this comes from the coding sequence ATGCCTGAAAGCGAACTCCAGTCATTGGCCGAGCAGCTCTCCCTGCGCTATTTTCATAAGCCGTTTGTGCATGAGGCTGTCTATAATCCCCGCCTCCGCACAACTGGGGGCAGGTATATGCTTGGAGATCACTCCATCCAAGTGAATCCAGAAGTGGAGCGCGTCCATGGAAGGGAAGAAATGATCGGCGTCCTGAAACATGAATTGTGTCATTATCATCTTCATATAGAAGGCAGAGGATACAAACACGGTGACCGGGATTTCAGGGAACTGCTGCAGAGGACAGGTTCCCCCCGATACTGCAAACCGCTGGCCGCTAGACAGGCACGCAGAGTACGCGAGTATACGTGCAGTGTCTGCCGGATGAAATATGAAAGGAAGAAACGGGTGGATACAGCTCGGTATCGATGCGGAAAGTGCCATGGGAAGCTGGAAGAAACAACATGA
- a CDS encoding Tex family protein: MEERIMELTAKRAGLSVKQTKQVVDLLEEGNTVPFIARYRKEATGSLDEVQIKDIEDAYQYSKGLEQRKEEVLRLIGEQGKLTPELETQIQTADVLQRLEDLYRPYKQKRRTRAMIAIEKGLEGLADKLSLFTNEQPESIASAYVNPEKEVGTADEALAGARDILAERMADDAAVRDKVRKLSWAGGTILSSMKKAADDEKGVFEMYYDYEEPLAKVVPHRVLALNRGEKENVLRVAIGFPAERIIGDLQRFVIKRASSPAAKHVEEALEDSFKRLIAPSVEREIRAALSEKAETQAIHVFSENLKSLLLQPPLKGRMVLGVDPAFRTGCKLAVIDETGKMLDISVIYPHPPKPQKAAAKQTVLQLLDKYGIQLIAIGNGTASRETEKFIADIIRDIDSEVSYVIVNEAGASVYSASPLARAEFPDLQVEQRSAVSIARRLQDPLSELVKIDPESIGVGQYQHDVPKKQLTDSLSFVVETAVNRVGVNVNTASASLLQYVAGLSKTVAENIVRKREEEGRFEKRTELKKIPRLGAKTYEQAIGFLRIPNAKEPFDATGIHPESYKLAEDILKEAGLTKKQIGSSEAVEALSALDCRETAEKLGSGHATVKDVIEMLKRPNRDPRDAYPQPLLKADILDLKDLHEGMEMQGTVRNVVDFGAFVDIGVHEDGLVHISKLKKGYVKHPLDVVASGDIITVWVEAVDKAKGRISLTMLPPAGK, translated from the coding sequence ATGGAAGAACGCATCATGGAGTTGACCGCCAAGCGGGCTGGCCTTTCGGTAAAACAGACAAAGCAAGTGGTGGATCTACTGGAAGAAGGCAACACGGTCCCTTTCATTGCGCGGTATCGAAAGGAAGCGACGGGGTCACTCGATGAAGTCCAGATCAAGGATATTGAAGACGCATACCAATACAGCAAGGGATTGGAGCAGCGAAAAGAAGAAGTGCTACGGCTCATCGGAGAGCAGGGAAAGCTGACACCGGAGCTTGAAACGCAGATCCAAACTGCGGATGTCCTGCAGCGGCTTGAGGACTTGTACCGCCCCTATAAACAGAAGCGCCGGACACGGGCGATGATTGCCATCGAAAAAGGGCTGGAAGGACTTGCGGATAAACTGTCTCTGTTCACGAACGAACAGCCCGAATCAATCGCATCAGCCTATGTGAATCCTGAAAAGGAAGTCGGTACTGCCGACGAAGCACTTGCCGGTGCACGCGACATTCTGGCCGAGCGGATGGCAGATGATGCTGCTGTACGCGACAAAGTGCGGAAGCTGTCCTGGGCTGGGGGAACAATCCTATCCTCGATGAAAAAGGCTGCTGACGATGAAAAAGGCGTCTTCGAGATGTACTACGACTATGAAGAACCGCTAGCCAAAGTCGTCCCTCACCGGGTGCTGGCACTCAATCGCGGAGAGAAAGAGAACGTCCTGCGGGTTGCCATCGGCTTTCCTGCTGAACGGATCATAGGCGACCTGCAGCGGTTTGTTATCAAACGCGCTTCCTCGCCTGCAGCAAAGCACGTCGAGGAAGCACTGGAAGACTCGTTCAAGCGGCTGATCGCCCCGTCTGTGGAACGGGAAATACGGGCTGCTCTTTCCGAAAAAGCGGAAACCCAGGCAATCCACGTGTTCTCGGAAAACCTGAAAAGCCTATTACTGCAGCCACCATTGAAAGGACGGATGGTGCTCGGCGTGGACCCTGCATTCCGGACAGGCTGTAAACTTGCTGTCATCGATGAGACGGGCAAGATGCTGGATATTTCCGTGATTTATCCGCATCCGCCCAAACCCCAGAAGGCGGCTGCAAAACAGACTGTCCTGCAGCTGCTGGACAAGTATGGGATCCAGCTCATCGCAATAGGAAACGGCACGGCCTCCAGGGAGACGGAGAAGTTCATTGCTGACATCATCCGGGACATCGATTCAGAGGTATCCTACGTCATTGTCAATGAAGCAGGGGCAAGCGTCTATTCGGCTTCACCGCTGGCACGGGCGGAATTTCCGGACCTGCAGGTAGAGCAGCGCAGTGCAGTTTCCATAGCGCGGCGTCTGCAGGACCCGCTCTCTGAATTGGTGAAAATCGATCCTGAATCCATCGGGGTGGGACAATACCAGCATGATGTGCCGAAAAAGCAGTTGACAGACTCACTGTCCTTTGTCGTGGAAACCGCCGTGAACAGGGTCGGTGTCAACGTCAACACAGCGTCTGCTTCACTGCTCCAGTATGTTGCCGGGCTGTCCAAGACTGTTGCGGAAAATATCGTCAGGAAGCGGGAAGAGGAAGGCCGGTTTGAAAAACGGACTGAGCTGAAAAAGATTCCGAGACTCGGTGCCAAGACATACGAGCAGGCGATCGGCTTCCTCCGCATTCCGAATGCGAAAGAACCATTCGATGCAACAGGCATACACCCGGAAAGTTACAAACTTGCGGAAGACATCCTGAAAGAAGCCGGTCTAACGAAGAAACAGATCGGATCCAGCGAAGCAGTGGAAGCTTTGTCAGCCCTCGACTGCAGGGAGACGGCAGAAAAGCTCGGCAGCGGCCATGCAACAGTGAAAGACGTCATTGAGATGCTGAAACGTCCGAACCGGGATCCGCGTGATGCATACCCCCAGCCGCTGCTCAAAGCGGACATTCTGGATTTGAAAGACTTGCATGAAGGGATGGAAATGCAGGGGACCGTACGGAATGTCGTCGATTTTGGAGCTTTCGTCGATATCGGCGTTCACGAGGACGGCCTTGTCCACATATCTAAACTGAAAAAGGGATATGTGAAACACCCGCTGGACGTAGTGGCTTCGGGGGATATCATAACGGTGTGGGTAGAGGCGGTCGACAAAGCAAAAGGAAGAATATCCTTAACGATGCTGCCGCCTGCAGGTAAATGA